In Ferribacterium limneticum, a genomic segment contains:
- a CDS encoding DUF4870 family protein, with amino-acid sequence MQEPVPQPDLQGVRPSLVQLTHFIYGLHAIAVLVGITSAATVAGGFVFGLPSLCAVFLNYLKRSDVNGTWLESHFRWQIRTFWFTFLGLVFYGLLVITIIGIPLAWILIAVLGLWVAYRVVRGWIALFGVKPVDN; translated from the coding sequence ATGCAGGAACCCGTTCCCCAGCCCGACTTGCAGGGCGTTCGCCCATCGCTCGTTCAGCTCACCCATTTCATCTACGGCCTGCACGCCATTGCAGTGCTGGTCGGCATCACCTCGGCGGCGACGGTGGCCGGCGGTTTCGTCTTCGGCCTGCCGTCGCTGTGCGCCGTCTTTCTCAACTACCTCAAGCGCAGCGACGTTAACGGCACCTGGCTGGAAAGCCATTTCCGCTGGCAGATCCGCACTTTCTGGTTCACCTTCCTTGGGCTGGTTTTCTACGGCCTGCTGGTCATCACCATCATCGGCATTCCACTGGCCTGGATATTAATCGCCGTGCTCGGCCTGTGGGTGGCCTATCGTGTCGTGCGTGGCTGGATTGCGCTGTTTGGCGTCAAGCCCGTCGACAACTAA
- a CDS encoding co-chaperone GroES produces MNIRPLHDRVIVKRVEAERTTASGIVIPDSAGEKPDQGEVLAVGPGKRDDNGKQIALDVKVGDRVLFGKYAGQGVKVDGQEVLVMREEDIMGVLVA; encoded by the coding sequence ATGAATATCCGTCCTTTGCACGACCGAGTGATCGTCAAGCGCGTTGAAGCCGAGCGCACCACTGCATCCGGCATCGTCATTCCCGATTCCGCTGGTGAAAAGCCGGATCAGGGCGAAGTTCTGGCCGTCGGCCCGGGCAAGCGCGACGACAACGGCAAGCAGATCGCACTCGACGTCAAGGTTGGTGACCGCGTTCTGTTCGGCAAGTATGCCGGCCAAGGCGTCAAGGTTGATGGTCAGGAAGTCCTGGTCATGCGCGAAGAAGACATCATGGGCGTTCTGGTCGCTTAA
- a CDS encoding GNAT family N-acetyltransferase, producing the protein MTVKVVPLDLHDLAQAEIWLGLLDHYAQDPMGGGDGLSDYAKLNLVRTIREVPGFHGALAWLDGQAVGLIDCFAGFSTFAALPLLNVHDIVVLKGRRGQGIGQALLAWAEQRARQLGCCKLTLEVLSNNTRAMASYQQAGYAPYVLDPAAGNALLMQKILPEA; encoded by the coding sequence ATGACCGTCAAAGTCGTTCCGCTCGATCTGCACGACCTGGCCCAAGCTGAAATCTGGCTCGGCCTGCTGGACCACTACGCGCAGGACCCGATGGGCGGCGGCGACGGCCTGTCCGACTACGCCAAGCTCAATCTCGTACGCACCATCCGCGAAGTGCCCGGCTTCCACGGTGCGCTGGCCTGGCTCGATGGTCAGGCGGTCGGCCTGATCGACTGCTTCGCCGGCTTTTCCACCTTCGCTGCGCTGCCGCTGCTCAACGTTCACGACATCGTCGTGCTCAAAGGCCGGCGCGGCCAGGGCATCGGTCAGGCCCTGCTCGCCTGGGCCGAACAACGCGCCCGCCAGCTCGGTTGCTGCAAGCTGACCCTCGAAGTGCTGTCCAACAACACGCGGGCGATGGCCTCCTACCAGCAGGCCGGCTACGCGCCGTATGTCCTCGACCCGGCAGCCGGCAACGCGCTGCTCATGCAGAAAATCCTTCCGGAGGCGTAA
- a CDS encoding CopD family protein: protein MRSTLLFLHLAGVIVWIGGMFFAHFCLRPVAAEQFPPPQRLPLLAGVLGRFFRIVAVAIALILLSGIARMLNVGFANAPLHWHVMLSSGLVMTIIFVDIALRHFARLQAGVAAQDWPAAGTAMNTIRQRVALNLGLGVLTVAVACFGVGF from the coding sequence ATGCGCTCGACACTTCTCTTTCTGCACCTGGCCGGCGTCATCGTCTGGATCGGCGGCATGTTCTTCGCCCATTTCTGCCTGCGCCCGGTGGCTGCCGAACAGTTCCCGCCGCCCCAGCGCCTGCCGCTGCTGGCCGGGGTCCTTGGCCGATTCTTCCGGATCGTCGCCGTCGCCATCGCCCTGATCCTGCTCTCCGGCATCGCGCGCATGCTCAACGTCGGCTTTGCCAACGCCCCGCTGCACTGGCACGTCATGCTGAGTAGCGGCCTGGTCATGACCATCATCTTCGTCGACATCGCGTTGCGCCATTTCGCCAGGCTGCAGGCCGGCGTCGCGGCACAGGACTGGCCGGCGGCCGGGACGGCGATGAACACCATCCGCCAGCGGGTCGCCCTCAATCTCGGGCTGGGCGTGCTGACCGTGGCCGTTGCCTGTTTCGGCGTCGGTTTTTAA
- the dacB gene encoding D-alanyl-D-alanine carboxypeptidase/D-alanyl-D-alanine endopeptidase: MILRIFAALACSAFSLSTLADGLPPSVLQALKAAQIPAASVAVVVHPVDTGAPLVAHNASRAMNPASVMKLVTTYAALDLLGPAYTWKTTAWTENATVDGNLSGNLYIRGSGDPRFAIEHLTALLRQIQVRGIRRIDGDIVLDRSVFNIPAIDPGAFDDKPMRPYNVGPDGFLLNFRALRLTLQPDNGKPRVLMETPSEGLRVDNQLRAGEGACGSNWKDLISIRLIPESNGNRLEFTGSYAALCGEKPLSLSPLPADAQTSGLIRALWKELGGTLIGQVRPGSVPVGAKLLTQHESAPLADAVRDINKFSNNVMARQVFLTIGNDSAPATAERARQRITDWLAARNLHFGELVLDNGSGLSRIERISADSLNRLLLDAWKSPVMPEFVASMPIVGIDGTMKKRLNGSDATGRAHIKTGTLDGVKTAAGYALDGQGRRHAVTFLINHPRAQAGSAAIDALLVWVAQRRVGEKMPVLENE, translated from the coding sequence ATGATTCTTAGAATTTTCGCGGCACTTGCCTGCTCGGCTTTCAGTCTGTCCACGCTAGCCGATGGCCTGCCTCCAAGTGTTTTGCAGGCCCTGAAGGCGGCGCAGATTCCGGCCGCCAGCGTTGCCGTTGTCGTCCACCCGGTCGATACCGGCGCGCCGCTGGTTGCCCACAACGCCAGCCGCGCGATGAACCCGGCTTCGGTCATGAAGCTGGTCACCACCTACGCCGCCCTCGACCTGCTCGGCCCGGCCTACACGTGGAAAACCACGGCGTGGACCGAGAATGCTACGGTCGACGGGAATTTGAGCGGAAATTTGTACATCCGCGGCAGCGGCGACCCGCGCTTCGCCATCGAACACCTGACCGCCCTGCTCCGCCAGATTCAGGTCCGCGGCATTCGCCGGATCGATGGCGACATCGTCCTCGACCGCAGCGTCTTCAACATCCCGGCCATCGACCCCGGCGCCTTCGACGACAAGCCGATGCGGCCCTACAACGTCGGACCGGACGGCTTTCTGCTCAATTTCCGCGCCCTGCGCCTCACGCTGCAACCGGACAACGGCAAGCCGCGGGTGCTCATGGAAACGCCGAGCGAGGGCCTGCGCGTCGATAACCAGTTGCGCGCCGGCGAAGGCGCCTGCGGCAGCAACTGGAAGGATCTGATCAGCATCCGGCTGATTCCCGAAAGCAACGGCAACCGGCTGGAGTTCACCGGCAGCTACGCCGCGCTGTGTGGCGAAAAGCCACTCAGCCTGTCGCCCCTGCCGGCCGACGCGCAGACCAGCGGCCTGATCCGCGCCCTGTGGAAGGAACTCGGCGGCACCTTGATCGGCCAGGTCCGCCCCGGCAGCGTGCCAGTCGGCGCCAAACTGCTCACCCAGCACGAATCGGCGCCGCTGGCCGATGCCGTGCGCGACATCAACAAGTTCAGCAACAACGTCATGGCCCGCCAGGTCTTCCTGACCATCGGCAACGATTCTGCGCCAGCCACCGCCGAACGCGCCCGCCAGCGCATCACCGACTGGCTGGCGGCACGCAACCTGCATTTTGGCGAACTGGTTCTCGACAACGGTTCAGGCCTATCGCGCATCGAGCGGATCAGCGCCGACAGCCTCAACCGCCTGCTGCTCGACGCCTGGAAGAGCCCGGTGATGCCGGAATTTGTGGCTAGCATGCCCATCGTCGGCATCGACGGCACGATGAAGAAACGCCTCAACGGCTCCGACGCCACCGGCCGCGCCCACATCAAGACGGGCACGCTCGACGGCGTCAAGACCGCCGCCGGCTATGCCCTCGACGGCCAGGGCCGGCGCCATGCCGTCACCTTCCTGATCAATCACCCGCGAGCCCAGGCCGGCAGTGCGGCCATCGACGCCCTGCTCGTCTGGGTCGCCCAGCGCCGCGTCGGCGAGAAAATGCCGGTCCTTGAAAATGAGTGA